Within Pseudorca crassidens isolate mPseCra1 chromosome 8, mPseCra1.hap1, whole genome shotgun sequence, the genomic segment GGCTGCCCAGACCAGCCCCACCCTCCCATTTCCAGGGACCAGCCCTGCCAGTCTCTGTCCGAGTGTCTCTCCCTGTTGCACGATAGGCAGGCTCAACAATCCTGGCCAATTAATGCACCCTGGGCAGCCCTCAACCACGACCCTGGGAGTTGGTGGACAAATGCCGCAACTTCCTGGCGTGGGGCGACTCTGAAGCCCCTCGACGGGTGATCTCCAGTTGCCCGCAGTGGTGACGGGCTTGGTGACACACACTTTATTACCTGCCTGTCTGTCTGCCTTCCCTGCTTTCCTTCCCACGCTCCTACTGGTGCTTCCTGGGATCCTGTCTCAAATCCTTGTCTGCGGGTCTGCttccggggggtgggggaggaacaAAATTAAGGCAATATCTAGCTGAGCCACTTTATTTTCCTGACGTTTTGGTGCAGTATGAGCCAGGAAAGGGTGTGGGGGACAGatccctgggctgggggcagggagacccTGCTTTTCACCTGTGATCTTGGGACATAGTAATAAGAATGAAGGGGTAGAGTTCAGGCTGGCCCTACATTAGGGGGCTGTGGAGTGAGACTCTAAGGAACGCTGGCCCTGACTTCCCTTCTGGGGCAGGCCCTCTCTGCCAGGCTGGCCTCAGGCCCTGGGACTCTTGCGGGCGACCACAGAGCAGATGCCCTCATTGATGCAGTGGGCCTCTGAGTAGATGATATGGGAGTACTGGCACCTCAGCACCTGGCAGCCGGCCTCCTGCAAGGCCTTCTCCACTGTCTCCTTCTCCCGGTGGAGCCCAAAGAACTTGGCGCCCACCATGTAGTGCTGGGTGCGCAGGGCTACCGCGGTGACCAGGTGCCCGCCCGGCTTCAGCAGGCTGACCAGGCCTCGCCCGGCCGCCCGGTAGGCGTCCACGTCATGGCAGGCGCACTCCAGGGCCAGCAGGGTCAGCACACAGTCAACTGGTGGCACCTGGGTGAGCCCCAGTGGGTGTAGCTGGTTCACATCCCACTTCAGTAACCCGCGTGACTGTCCTTTGGAGACGGGCCTCCTTCTCCTGCCACTTGCTCCTGTGGGGGAGGGTCATGGAGGTGATGAAGAAAATTATGACAACATCCCTCCACCCCTCGCCCCCTATGCAGGGGCTCCCTATGGGCAAGGCCCATGATTTAACCTGTTGAGCAACTCTTTGAGGGAGATCGTATTTCCACCAttatccagatgaggaaactgaggcacagagaggttgagtgatttGCTCAAGGCTACACAGCTGGTAGGGGATGGGGGATTTGACAGttaattcttccttcttcctctttgtccacttcctccttcctccccttctattcatctttcttcttgataattcaaaataattcgATTTTTGATAcattgccttattgatttttcaagttgta encodes:
- the INMT gene encoding LOW QUALITY PROTEIN: indolethylamine N-methyltransferase (The sequence of the model RefSeq protein was modified relative to this genomic sequence to represent the inferred CDS: deleted 2 bases in 2 codons; substituted 1 base at 1 genomic stop codon), whose amino-acid sequence is MEGKLYTGEDYKKFDSEDYLKTYYAFESGTVAENEILKFNLKNLFETFSSAGVRGDVLINTGPGPTIYQLLSACEAFREIIASDHLQQNPQEVKKWLKKEPGAYDLSPAMQXVCELEGDRSKWQEKEARLQRTVTRLLKWDVNQLHPLGLTQVPPVDCVLTLLALECACHDVDAYRAAGRGLVSLLKPGGHLVTAVALRTQHYMVGAKFFGLHREKETVEKALQEAGCQVLRCQYSHIIYSEAHCINEGICSVVARKSPRA